One Punica granatum isolate Tunisia-2019 chromosome 3, ASM765513v2, whole genome shotgun sequence genomic window carries:
- the LOC116200482 gene encoding uncharacterized protein LOC116200482 has protein sequence MRRSRSAELLPLDPEIERTLHRLRRENKRREELQVVEMADDDINRQIQGAARALRDYAVPTIMGSAIRRPTIPANNFELKPALIQMVQSNQFGGYPNESPDEHIAGFLQYCNTVKMNNVTDDVIRLQLFPFSLRDKARAWFNSLPQESITTWADLSSKFLRRFFPPARTARLRNEITNFTKFNGESLYEAWERFKEAIRKCPHHGLPDNLLIEVFYLSLDDTLRSLVDAAAGGALMGKNYDEASALIEEMASSAHNWQNERSKSRVASVNDMDTIANLTTQISALTTQVSKLTSAHSFNTNQVAFCELCSGPHSTLECMSGNPSASPNGEQVNFVNNFQRSNQGPYSNTYNPGWRNHPNFSWRNENNALKPPPGFQKQGPAQNAPPQQSQSRMEELMLSYMQKTDTMLQNQQATIRNLEGQISQISQQLSNRPSGSLPSNTEENPKGVNAIMLRSSKELEIVNRKAQTQEESPEKDKGKQKVEEPRQKSLGVKPYVPPVPFPGRLKQQQLDAQFAKFLDVFKKLQINIPFAEALQQMPSYARFMKDLLTKKRKFDGSEPVMLTGECSMILQKDLPNLPRKQRDQGSFTVPCTIGNFHFENVLIDSGARVSNIQRVLLRMSW, from the exons ATGCGCAGGAGTAGAAGTGCTGAACTTCTACCATTAGATCCTGAGATAGAGCGCACCTTGCATCGGTTGAGAAGAGAGAACAAAAGAAGGGAAGAATTGCAGGTAGTTGAGATGGCAGATGATGACATCAACCGCCAAATACAGGGTGCTGCCAGAGCACTTCGAGACTATGCAGTACCTACTATTATGGGTTCTGCGATCAGAAGGCCCACTATTCCAGCTAATAACTTTGAACTGAAGCCAGCACTCATCCAGATGGTTCAATCAAATCAGTTTGGAGGATATCCCAACGAGAGTCCTGATGAGCATATTGCAGGATTCCTCCAATACTGTAACACGGTAAAGATGAATAATGTCACTGATGATGTTATTAGATTAcagctttttcctttctcgctTAGGGATAAAGCGAGAGCCTGGTTCAATTCACTGCCACAAGAGTCCATCACCACCTGGGCCGACCTTTCATCTAAGTTTCTCAGGAGATTTTTCCCACCAGCTAGGACTGCAAGATTGAGGAACGAAATCACTAACTTCACCAAGTTCAATGGTGAATCACTTTATGAGgcatgggagagattcaaggaGGCAATCAGAAAGTGCCCACATCACGGATTGCCAGATAATCTCCTAATTGAGGTCTTCTATCTTAGCCTGGATGATACATTGAGGTCTCTAGTAGATGCTGCAGCAGGAGGCGCACTGATGGGTAAGAATTATGATGAAGCAAGTGCTTTGATAGAAGAGATGGCCTCCAGTGCACATAATTGGCAGaatgaaagaagtaaatcaaGAGTGGCATCAGTCAATGACATGGACACTATTGCTAATTTGACAACCCAGATTTCAGCTCTCACTACCCAGGTAAGTAAACTCACCTCAGCACATTCTTTTAATACTAATCAGGTTGCTTTTTGTGAGTTGTGTTCAGGACCACATTCGACtcttgaatgcatgtctggAAATCCCTCGGCTTCACCCAATGGAGAGCAAGTGAACTTTGTCAACAACTTCCAACGGAGTAATCAAGGGCCTTATTCGAACACTTACAATCCCGGGTGGCGTAATCATCCTaatttctcatggaggaaTGAGAATAATGCACTTAAACCGCCACCTGGATTCCAAAAGCAAGGCCCTGCTCAGAATGCTCCACCTCAGCAAAGTCAGTCGAGAATGGAAGAGCTCATGTTGAGCTATATGCAAAAGACTGACACCATGCTACAGAATCAACAAGCCACTATTCGAAACCTAGAGGGTCAGATTAGTCAGATTTCTCAGCAATTGAGTAATAGACCATCAGGGTCTTTACCCAGCAACACTGAAGAGAACCCCAAGGGTGTCAATGCTATAATGCTGAGGAGTAGCAAGGAATTGGAAATAGTCAATAGAAAAGCTCAAACTCAGGAGGAGAGTCCGGAGAAAGACAAAGGTAAGCAAAAGGTGGAGGAACCAAGGCAGAAGTCACTAGGGGTGAAACCGTATGTTCCTCCTGTCCCTTTTCCAGGAAGATTGAAGCAACAACAGTTGGACGCCCAATTTGCTAAATTCCTAGATGTTTTTAAAAAGCTGCAAATCAACATTCCATTTGCAGAAGCACTCCAGCAGATGCCTTCATATGCTAGATTCATGAAGGATCTGCTCACTAAAAAGAGGAAGTTTGATGGGAGTGAGCCTGTGATGCTTACAGGAGAGTGTTCTATGATTCTCCAAAAGGACTTGCCTAACTTACCACGCAAACAAAGAGATCAGGGGAGTTTCACTGTTCCTTGTACTATagggaattttcattttgagaacGTTCTTATTGATTCAGGtgcaa GAGTATCAAATATCCAAAGGGTATTGTTGAGAATGTCCTGGTGA